Below is a genomic region from Eupeodes corollae chromosome 1, idEupCoro1.1, whole genome shotgun sequence.
GAGAGGACTTGTTTGGCTGCCTTGTAATACGCCAGGTGTAACAAGAAAAGGGTGGTAGAGTGAGAACCTAAAGCCAGGGCCGGACAAAGCATACGTGCAAGATGTGCAAATGCACAGGGCGCAACATTCTGGGGGCGCATTACCAGAAGCAAGAAATGTCATCTGATCTTGCACAAACAAATATGCACTACTATTTGCCATTTTTTAACCACAAtcattcttaaaataatctcaaaaaaatatCCATCATAACTGTCCTATGTTATCTCTTGCGCACTAACTAACATCACTTTCATTCTTGCATCCAATGAAAATTAAACTCAAGATATCGCAAAACTAAAAATCCTACCTACCTAATTTCCAAATAGTTCACTCTGTTCGAacaagagaaaaaaagaaaacaaaggggtatgctcattttcggcccggagtgtacaccgatgaatttggtatcaaattaaaggttgttctaagccggatatatctgcaaaaatattttttcgataactcatgggagatccgagatatttgagattgaagttcgaaatgtccaaccattaaaaatcagcactttttcgacataaatcctaatatctttggatacagaaaagttagaaaaatcaaaaaggtatttaaataaaggtgtcaaaaataccttttaaatgaagctaaaattacatttctatgatttatatgttttgagttatttttgatcaaacctttgaataacagcatttttttcggcaaacttttgtacaataatatcttttaaaatgttgatattaatttttttggcacCAATAAGTGGCTTAGTTCACAAccattattttcatatataattttttagggtttcttcaacaatttattcattttgacaataataattcaaaaatatgctcctaaaatacaaaaaaaaatcttatacctaacactaaaataaaaataattcttgtagTAATagtggaaaaattaaaacaaaaaattaataattcttatTAAAGTGGTGGaaatattagaataaaaaaagaagttgttaTCACAATAtcggcaaaacaaaattaaattatttcaaagaaaaataaaaaaaattataaactaaataataattcaaagaaaaataaataattttaatggcaATGGGTTTGGCAAAACATAACTCTAATCTGAATCATAGGTCACTAaaaggttgtttaaaaattgagaagGGGGTCTTAAATTACTCTCATATCTTGCCCAACTTAAAAACCATATTATGGTCATACATGAGCGCAGCATCCAACCGTTCTTCGACCTACTAGGCAAATGCAATAATATTGTAGAATTGACCTTTGGCAATTAACGCATACCTGTCTTCGATTTCCTACACCTGAGCTAAGTTCGTTTCTTTGCACTTGGGAACTATTTACGTTACTtggattttcattaaaagttgaatcgtaatccatttttgtcaaaaaacatattttaagaagaaatcacATTAAAAAGCCAAAAATCAACTGCATCAAACCAAGAAATATAacggaaaaaaataattgacagaTAATTAATAGCGTGAGTggttaactctttcctgtatgttAAGCTTATACTGCTCACATGCTACTCTTCTAACATTATAGTgttaaatataagatttttttttgtattttaggagcatatttttgaattattattgtcaaaatgaataaattgttgaagaaaccctaaaaaattatatatgaaaataatggTTGTAAACTAAGCCACTTATTGgtgccaaaaaaattaatatcatcattgaattttaaaagatattattgtacaaaagtttgcctaaaaaatgctgttattcaaaggttttatcaaaaataactcaaaacatATAAATCATAgatatgtaattttagtttcatttaaaagatatttttgacacctttatttaaatacctttttgatttttctaacttttctgtatccaaagatattaggatttatgtcgaaaaagtgctgatttttaatggttggacatttcgaacttcaatctcaaatatctcggatctcccatgagttatcgacaaaatatttttgcagatatatccggctaagaacaacctttaatttgataccaaattcattggtgtacactccgggccggatGTCCCTTATAAAATGAGCAATCCCCTTTCGACATAAAAAAGATCCATGCCACCTCATATGTGCAAGATTTAGTTCATGTACACTGAGTCCCAAAATTAACATAGAGGGTATGACAACGCGAAATAGTGAGTTCTaatctacttaaaaaaaaaaataaacgaaaatgcCTCCGAAAATGTGGCTAACTCAGTTGATTTTCAACACGCTTgaattaaatggaattttaataAGTAACTGTCGAAGCCAAAGTTATGACAGTGGTTCGAATATGAAAGGAAAAGAAGCGGGTGTTCAGAATCGAATTCTAACCCTGGAACCAAGAGCATTTTTCGTTCCATGTTGCTCGCATTCCTTAAATTTAGTGGTTAATGATGCTGTTCGGTGCTCCTTATATGAAGTTAAATTTGTCGATACAATTCAATGTTTGTATAACTTTATTTCAAGTTCCACAACGAGGTGGGATCTTTatgagaaaaaaattacaagtcTTACTTTCAAAACACCTTTCTAAGACTTGATGGGAGAACAGGTTATATGCAAATATATATTAGAAATATATGAAGCCCTTATGGAAATAGGAAATCTAGAtgcaaaaaacatttcagaatcgttacgaaataaaatttttgattttacatttatttgctgcctactaattttgtttgatattttagaaaatataaataaaactagtaAACATTTGCAAAAGGTCCATCCGTTAATCTGTCAGCtggcatacattttttaaaaaatacaaaaaacagtttGGTTATACTGCGTTCCAAAATTCATTGAGTGAAATACCAAATATATTTTCTGAAGCTTCATCCTTGCGATATCAACGAAGAAATAGACTTTATGCTGATGAATGTCCTGAAACTATATTAGACCCGAAACAAAGAttttaagtagattttttttttcaaaataattaatcaaGCCATTCaatcaatacccgtgttttgttgggaaatctatccatagtaaagtaggattttaaacgaataacaaaaacaatatccatagtgagaataacaccgataaaagttagagtagaatctcactatggataggtttttgacatttataggagcctcgaatggatcttttgtgatttcgttctcaaatgttggtacgattgatattgcatttgtatctcgatggctgtgttcgttgagtagttctgcatttggaatcatgtgtgtttcccattgcggaaaaaacgaatctattactgttgatattatttagttttgttagtgaaaatggactaactgggcttattttgcaagaaaaaacaatagaaaagagatttatgttttgctatgtttccaaaaaaggtttatctcagtttagaatagataaatctcaactcgattcaggtatataaagaattgagtcgagcttcaagctcgcttcaacaccacatgttaatgtagtagtctacgaacaaaccccctttttgaagttttttattattattttaacagatcttctttcagttgtaccaatttttaaatacaaaaatctggccactgcggatcgttttgttgggaatttcttaCTTTACTAcatatgaaatgcgaacaaaacgcacgtaatTACAGAAAGtatatatgatttaaaatcatgaaaataaaaataaaccagcataggtgttcaTATATGTGTTTCGCCCcaatgtaatggttgggctcatcagaagatgaccattacaccttctCTTGACGCATATacgcatattttttttgaataaatcgaGATTAAATATAAtctgagctacatagagctactgtgaattatatggttctacaagtcttcagagaagataaattgtagctatttttattgccttgctatgggacttttgaagatgaaatatttgactgttaacagtcgaattattttttcctgcacaccgtttatttaaataaatatgatttaaaatcataaaaatgataatgaaaataaaccagcataagtgttcatatatgcgtttcgccccgatgtaatggttgaacaagtttttaaaaacttgattgattttttagtttttaaaaaaggtagaaAACATTACAAAGCTATCTTTGGTTCAAAAGTTATAAAGCATTTTAATGTAATAGGTcaccatttaaaaacaaaaaaaaaaaaacaaatataaaaagaaaaaatgcgtttctgttataattttgtattacatcACTAGAGACATCTTGTTTCCAATACATTGGAGTACcccaaactaatttttgtttagtttagtaCAAGCAGGAATGGCGCTCCTTAACAACAACTACTACGTCTAGTACTTGCACtaacacttttattattttaacagcAAATAATATGGCTGTTTGTATTATCGctatttttaaaccaattaaGTTGTTAAGCTATAAAACGGCGGTAccttatttatttcataaagaagaaataatttaagaaaaaaaaaaataaaaatgtctaacACGTCAAGAAGGAGGCGTATGTAAAAGATTCggatttcttttaattatttacaaaagtaATACTTACTAAGCAGAGATATTTAACCAAGTTCTTTCTTATAGGGCTCACCCAAAAATTTATCAATATCAGTTTTGTAATGAAAACTATTGTAGTACCTGTGGTCGGTGTTCAAACCCTTACCTAGGTAACctattttttttcacgggtactgtcttttgcggggaattgacaaatcctcagAGTGCCTAATTCTAGACATGAAAAGTTCTTATTTAAACTAGctgttcgaattcggcttaaaactgaaggttgcctccatccttgacaacagtactcgaacaCAGAAATGGTTTAATGCAATTAATGAaactatttgtttcattttgaaaacaggcatttgaattttgtaaaaggcCAGAATTTTGGAATAGCATGGTCATGAAAGGTAGGAAggtgtttaattttgttcggaagttaaaagaaaggtatatcTCTACGcatatttttttagagaaattgttCGAAATGTCCTCCTCCTGCTTTTAAACATGCTCAACAacgttttaaaaacttaatttcaaacGTCTCACATGTCCTGAGCTTCTTATTTCCTCAGCCGCAGTTTCAATTTTCTGGCTAAGTTCAGTAACACTGCGTATTGGCTGGGCAAAAACTTTCTCTTTTAGGCAATCCCAATAAAAAAATCTAGTGGATTCAAGTGGGGTGACCTAGGGGGCCATATTAGTTCTATCCAAAACACTTCTGACATTTCTTCCATAATGGGCTGGATATCCATCTTGCTGAAACCACATGGTCTGGAGCAGGGCGAGAGGAATACCATCCAATAATAAACAGATTCTGTTTTCCATAAATtctaaataattgaatatttagtgTGTCGGGCAATTCAAAGGGTCCTATGATTTGCCCATTTAAAATTCCATCAGTATTGTGtagtatgattttttttaattaaaactattttaaagtttgatggaaaaaattaagtttgataagATTATGATTTTaactaataatattttgcaaaataggGCCGAATATTGAAATGCTGTACCCAACTcgtcaaataaaagaaaaaagccaAATGATAGGCAACGATAATAGGCGAAAAAGCAGGTGAAAAAACACCTAATGATATGCTACTAATTATTGTTCTATAAAAAGAATATGTATATCGAATACATATATAATCATAAGTGTCACCTGCGGATCTTCTTGAATAAGTTGGGAAGGAGATATTTTACCGCTGTAAAAAGTAGCTTGAAAAGCTACGACATAATATTGCTCCATTCCGACTTGAAAGACGGACAAACAAACAGATTTTTCCatttattatattaagtttAGTATTTAACTTACCTGGACACTTCATACTGGCCGccttgtttttgatattttcgtCCATAGCTTTTAATTGACTCTCTTTTGACACTTTGAAATAGCCACACTTGTAGATTGGTGGTTCATCTATTCTGGAATCGATGTGAAACATTTTGCTGTGGATTATTACGTGACCAGGCACTAAACTACGATATGAGCATTTTGTACATTGATAGTTACTCAAGCTATGTTCATGCCAAATATGTTGAATAACATTCTCTAGACAAGAATTTTTCGTTGGACAGTAAGGACAAtcgaataatttaatttgatcatTGTGACTTAAAGCATGAAGCTTAAAGTCTTCTTTAGAATTTGTAGAATACAAGCAATCCTCCATTAAGCATTTgaacaaattgaaattgtaaGGGTCTAGATTATCATATTGCCGATAAATCATTGATTGACTATTATTTTGACTTGAATTTTCGATTTCAGATTCAAATGGTGATAAAGAATGATTTATGGTTTTGTCTATCACTTGCGTATGAGTGCATTTTTCTGGGTCATGAGGTTCATCATCAAGATTTTCTATGCTTTGGTTAAACTCTTCAATTGATGTTTTGGAATGGAAATCATCAAGTGTTTCTTGGTTTCTTTCTTGCTTCTGGCAGAGTTTTTCATGTAAACTTTTGCTCTGACTGGTATTCTCGTTCGTACTTTTAATATATGCCTCAATGCTTGTTATAGACTCCGAATGAAGAAGATCTTCTTCTGGAATACTAACTGTCTCCGAATTGTTTCCAGTGGGAAAAATGCATACCTTATTGCTTGTTCCATCAGAAACATCAATGCTTCGCAAAGGTTCAATATCTTCAAAAGAATTGTCGATACTTATTCTAGTACTTggagtttttaaagtaaatactCGTTCTATAGATGAAGTCATTCCAACAGGGCTCTTAGAGTTCActtcttttttaatagaattattattaCTCTCGCATTCGGGAATATCACTCCTTGTTGGACTTGGAATGTtggttgtatttttaatataatcttCAATATTGGTTAAAGATTCTGAATCTGAAGCATTCTGGGAATCCTTTGGCAGTTCacaatttaacttttctttcttGGATTCTTTAGCAACGTTAACAATGTTAGTATGACTTCTGTTATTGCCAGAAACCTTAACGTTATCATTTGGATTGCTTTCAGCATGAAGATTGCCAGCAAATATTTCTCGCAAAACGCCTTCAGTAGTCGTTGTGTCTCTTGACTTACTTGGTACAGCATGCATCTCTTGCAGTAGTTTTTCGGGGCTGGGCGGTACTGTTTTATCATGCTCTGATAAGAAATTGGAATTACGTTTTAGCCTGACAACTGTTTCGGGTAAAGATTTTTTCTCGTTTACTAAAATATTCTGTATATCCATGGGCAGCTCGCAAATAAAGTCTTGTTCTGCACATAGTGGGGCTTCTTCCTCACGTCGAATATCATCTCCTGCCTCACAACCATTATTACTTTTATTGTATTCTAAAGGATTAACCTTTTTAAGTAATAAGatacatttttcagaattatCCAGTATATCAAAGTTGAAACCGTGTTGTTTTTGAAGGTGATTTTTTAGATTTGattcattcaaatttacaaaattgcaaattttacaAACATGCAAGTAAATAGTGCCTTTTTCCAAATCGTCCTTATGAATCGTGATCATTTTACTATTCCTGCAAAATCTTGATCGCAGCTGATGGGAGATAATATCTTCTTTGTAGGGTTTCTTGATCTTACATCCTTCACACTGAAAATTATATTCGCCCGTGTGGTAGGAAAAATGAGcacacaaattttcaaattgatccTTTACCATTTGTTTGCAAAagacacaaattattttgtatatatttctaTAAACCGGAATCGCTAtatttgtgtctttttttaacCTGTCAAGGTCGTTCGAGGAGAGCCGAGAAACATATGATTCAGTTTTGTGTTTAACAACATAGTGACTTGTCAAGTCATTCGAGTTTTTGTCACATAGAACACAAGTTCTTGTCGATTTGAATGTCATTTTCGAATCAGTGTTTGCCAATGATTTGGCAATTGTGGATTGGATTGGTATTGCATCTAAATTGGAGCAgctaaaagtttcttttttgttattgctGTCATCGTTTCGCTTCATGATATCGGGTTCGGAAGTCTCAAGGTCACGATGCTCATCGGTATCAAGTTCATCAGTATCTTCCTCatcgttttctttttcaatgccTTTGATGTGGTAATCATCATTGCCGCTTGAAGATCGTTGCAATGTCAATTTGAGATTAGGCACGGCGCAATAAGTCTGCCTTCTACGTTTGATCGGTGCTGGGGTTATTTCatcatgtatattttttgatatttgacgCTCAACGTTTTCGTTGAAATTTAACCAGCTAGAACTACATCGACGCTTTCCAATAGTTTGAGGTAGAAGACTCGTTTTAAATGTGCACTTAAGGTTATTAAGCTCTCTATAAAAACGTCTTGCTGGAGAATTAGTGATTTTCTTGGGAGTTATGTCCTTACTTTGTTCGGTGGAAGTTATAGATTTTTTCAATGGCTCGACTTCAGTGTCTTTTGCATCTGTATTTTCTTTTGGTGATTTTCTCTTGTGGCTCTTTTTACTATTACTTGTTGAGGGTGATTTGAGTTTTGATTTAGTTGTTTGATTTACATTGTTTTCATCTTGAGTGTCTTTCGATTTCTGACTTCTCTTATCGACGTCCAAAGAATCGCCGTTGGATATAACCGctggataattttttaaatctagttTCCGTAGCTTTAAAATCGGTTTCATACTCGAGTCGATGTTGTTGATTGCTTGTagtgattgttttattttagaatccTTTCgattttcgttgattttaatGTCAGCACCTTTGTtggaaatctttttttgtttggttcccTCCGGTTCTAAATTGTTAGTTACTTTATCATCACTATTGGCCGAGAATGAAGCCTCACAGATAttagaaaagtttttgtttaaagaacaaTCAAGATCTTGgttcaaaatgtttttacaTTTCTTAACTGGAGTGTTATTTTGTATAGCAGATTCAGATtcacgtttttgttttttaagatctaAATAACACCTCAGATCTTTGTTTTCGTCAACTTTTGGGTTGATTTCAGTTTTTAGAGTTTTGTCTGATAAATTTGTTAGATTCGATGTTTTAATATCACTTTTTGGGTCCTTACTTACTGAGAAggcttttttcggttttttgattttgtgttcACAACTTTTCGAAAGTAGATCTTTTTCTGGGTCTTTTCTCCTTTGCTTCTTTGATTTATGGAGTATTTTTGAATCTTCCTCTACACTTTCCAGTGTTTGACTTTCCgcttttttcttagaaattatAGTTTTGTCTTTTATGCTTTTTAAGAACTCTTCGTTTTCGAGTTCATTTACATCCGCGACTGATTTTGACGTCGTCGTGAGATTGGTGTTAGATGGTTTCTCCGACTTCTTTGTCTGTTTTTCGTCCGTTTTACTTAACACATTGCTCTTAACTTCTGGATTCGAAGAAGAAGACTTCGTTTCAATCTCCCGTATGAATTCAGGTACGTTTTTATGAACACTTTTCTGACTTTGCTTTGATTCAGAGATGTTACTAGCTTCAATGCAAACTATTCTTGTAATATTACTCTCAGTAGATTTACACCTGATTTCACTGGATTTGgaacttattttgttattttttcttcgtGATCTTGAAAACGACGGTGGTCGTTGTTGTTGAGAATCGGGTATTTCATCAACAATTGCCTTTTGGTTTAAAGAACAATCGAGTCCTTCTTGTGTAGATTTTTGTGTTATAAGACGATTATAATTTACAACTTTTGAGTTAACAGATGAATCGAAGTTCATTTTATGTTGATTTTGCAACATTGGGTCTAGAATAAATTGTGATTTGATTTGCTCCTCTAGAATAGCTCTGCGATATAAATCCCCTGAAACACTTAAGTTATTGGATTCAGTTGATATAAGTGCGTTATCATGCAATTGAGGAATACTAGACTCAGATAATTTTTCTTTACTTAAAACTATCATAGTTTTTGATGTGGACTTTTTGGTTACATTCGAATAGTCGTACACAATTTTTGTTCCTAAGCTATCATCTTTTACTATATTTGCAATTATGTTTGGGTTTTTGTTAAGTACACATTTTACAGAATCTATTATTGAGGGGTCTACACTTGGTATCGTACTTTTATCCATTGTTGATTCTCTTCTTTGGAATAAGTCCAAGTCTTTTGGTTTTTCCAAGTTAAAGTTATCTGAATTTTTAGTATCGTCCTCTCTCAAAAGCTTTatgatttcatttttctttttcacaagACTTTCATaactttgattttcaatttctatgttttttttatcagcCTTAGTTGAACAATGTTTAGTTCTgtttttctttctcattttgGGTGCATTAATATTTCCATCCCTGGTTGATTGCTTAGATAAAAACCTTTTGACGAGAGTCCTTTTTTCTCTTCGTATTTCAAGATCATTCCAAGACCCAATATCAAACACATTGGCATCGATTGTATTGGTGCTTTTTGACGAATCTTTTCCTTTGCTTTTGGAAGGTTTTTTCGACAAGGTATTTGTTTGGATGTTATTTTTTCTCTCTACacttaataaaagttttctcTTTACATGTTGAGTTGGTAAAGTTTTGGATTTCTTTCTAGATTCATTTTTTGTCAGAGAATTGTCTTCTGGACGTTGGAAGATGTGAATGCTGGAAGTTGATTTTTGGTCTTTacttgaaagtttttcttttttgcagaCCAGAGAAGTAGAAGGCGATGTtgcgtcatcatcatcatcagaaataCTTATAATTACCGGTTCACCTccttcaaatatttcttttatatgaGCTGGAAAAATCTGTAACATTATGAAAAGAATAAGTTATCAAGAAAtttatcgttattttatttttttatttgggttGGAAACTACAGTTAGCACAAAACATTATGTATACTTACcgttatatttttaagtttctcaTACCTTCTTTTAATTCTGTTTTCGCATGAATTCAAGTGCCAATAATCAATAGTGCTAtaatattaaaaccaaaaatattaattattatttaaaaatgagaatATATGTTTCCTT
It encodes:
- the LOC129949027 gene encoding uncharacterized protein LOC129949027, whose translation is MRKKNRTKHCSTKADKKNIEIENQSYESLVKKKNEIIKLLREDDTKNSDNFNLEKPKDLDLFQRRESTMDKSTIPSVDPSIIDSVKCVLNKNPNIIANIVKDDSLGTKIVYDYSNVTKKSTSKTMIVLSKEKLSESSIPQLHDNALISTESNNLSVSGDLYRRAILEEQIKSQFILDPMLQNQHKMNFDSSVNSKVVNYNRLITQKSTQEGLDCSLNQKAIVDEIPDSQQQRPPSFSRSRRKNNKISSKSSEIRCKSTESNITRIVCIEASNISESKQSQKSVHKNVPEFIREIETKSSSSNPEVKSNVLSKTDEKQTKKSEKPSNTNLTTTSKSVADVNELENEEFLKSIKDKTIISKKKAESQTLESVEEDSKILHKSKKQRRKDPEKDLLSKSCEHKIKKPKKAFSVSKDPKSDIKTSNLTNLSDKTLKTEINPKVDENKDLRCYLDLKKQKRESESAIQNNTPVKKCKNILNQDLDCSLNKNFSNICEASFSANSDDKVTNNLEPEGTKQKKISNKGADIKINENRKDSKIKQSLQAINNIDSSMKPILKLRKLDLKNYPAVISNGDSLDVDKRSQKSKDTQDENNVNQTTKSKLKSPSTSNSKKSHKRKSPKENTDAKDTEVEPLKKSITSTEQSKDITPKKITNSPARRFYRELNNLKCTFKTSLLPQTIGKRRCSSSWLNFNENVERQISKNIHDEITPAPIKRRRQTYCAVPNLKLTLQRSSSGNDDYHIKGIEKENDEEDTDELDTDEHRDLETSEPDIMKRNDDSNNKKETFSCSNLDAIPIQSTIAKSLANTDSKMTFKSTRTCVLCDKNSNDLTSHYVVKHKTESYVSRLSSNDLDRLKKDTNIAIPVYRNIYKIICVFCKQMVKDQFENLCAHFSYHTGEYNFQCEGCKIKKPYKEDIISHQLRSRFCRNSKMITIHKDDLEKGTIYLHVCKICNFVNLNESNLKNHLQKQHGFNFDILDNSEKCILLLKKVNPLEYNKSNNGCEAGDDIRREEEAPLCAEQDFICELPMDIQNILVNEKKSLPETVVRLKRNSNFLSEHDKTVPPSPEKLLQEMHAVPSKSRDTTTTEGVLREIFAGNLHAESNPNDNVKVSGNNRSHTNIVNVAKESKKEKLNCELPKDSQNASDSESLTNIEDYIKNTTNIPSPTRSDIPECESNNNSIKKEVNSKSPVGMTSSIERVFTLKTPSTRISIDNSFEDIEPLRSIDVSDGTSNKVCIFPTGNNSETVSIPEEDLLHSESITSIEAYIKSTNENTSQSKSLHEKLCQKQERNQETLDDFHSKTSIEEFNQSIENLDDEPHDPEKCTHTQVIDKTINHSLSPFESEIENSSQNNSQSMIYRQYDNLDPYNFNLFKCLMEDCLYSTNSKEDFKLHALSHNDQIKLFDCPYCPTKNSCLENVIQHIWHEHSLSNYQCTKCSYRSLVPGHVIIHSKMFHIDSRIDEPPIYKCGYFKVSKESQLKAMDENIKNKAASMKCPDCSYRFFSTVLIKSHLQKSHPCTFQRLSSLNLNNLTCLHCKKESNCNEEMRKHLSLHHPDEPGFVIETILKAKQTEAHNDVNDLTVVDISIDCVVSDINILEESERVNILNSIEESIKIEKVINNHGSIDSINNCTTNQQPKEILSPLPNHQLSSPLNLGKPMEEASQRRENDIAQLSESVADSVICEPFKNEHIKQAEPIVVEEEQLTSLESKRLDNFSEAIVREEIGERLKSLLELLVEDTGVHRSTLYRCPSHCNSSFMHFELWRNHIKSRHKGTEDLVCPYCTELLQYSSAEAHFKNHLQHEFICYYCLVSCSSKKKMQEHFASFHENCNTIELPIASLYLVINEDAIISDYNELLESFSEALFLHLTKKIQKHTVNEWVGKELTDICLYEMEIPQYKPQPEDPSLFKCFGKFCSFVSKEESLFDDHLIQHQLQSTFKCKYCTYPISKPSLEIIKCHHLQHLSANLLICCVCKFVHYDNHNIMEHIKNLHNCRDVPVLRVQKSDLSYKVSLSIFLPPNEMSFSTSKSCFCCAKEIRNNKKYLGHLKKVHKLSFCLRCQLCDKIVLTHLDAEAHCREHHPIEPFKLKYEVLTPYLYNLIIRSRSPLTIEVRLRKEKPSDQRKESNLNESLAPPPVAIKEEEILVKDELEDDNQTPSISIKCLRTNQLFEDISGLEKDSNAPQNLRRFNETDDVGPSKEPQTCFVNQDIQPRANSESSTQQNQQYLFTSTNNAVCPSQIEPIINGVSLLPQSSSSNSTTTDPHCLTLHLDTEQQPRTVEGLQRIPVITNRVAQPNIQSPTIVHNYTAPLYNNTAQVNIRTNLEEIAPICGSCDFECTDFIHLQAHYEATHAVNNQPFYFYVDRKIGCMYCTFQGSVRALSTHHATLHTGKTKLCYSVIDPTRCGMCNDIFRYSLPASVGSGSYSLPSVCGCPGNHQRTLADCLNLPILRTLQDIGYQYYRSSSLEN